One part of the Sorangiineae bacterium MSr11954 genome encodes these proteins:
- the rpsL gene encoding 30S ribosomal protein S12, producing MPTINQLINQGREAARFKTASPALKACPQKRGVCVRVYTTTPKKPNSALRKVCRVRLTNGMEVTSYIPGEGHNLQEHSVVLIRGGRVKDLPGVRYHVVRGTLDASGAIGPSSTNKVNRNRKRSKYGVKRPKG from the coding sequence GTGCCGACCATCAATCAGCTCATCAACCAGGGCCGCGAAGCTGCCCGGTTCAAGACGGCGTCTCCCGCGCTGAAGGCCTGCCCGCAGAAGCGTGGCGTTTGCGTTCGCGTCTACACCACGACGCCGAAGAAACCGAACTCCGCGCTCCGCAAGGTCTGCCGTGTTCGCCTGACCAATGGGATGGAGGTCACCTCCTACATTCCGGGTGAGGGGCACAATCTGCAGGAGCACTCGGTCGTTCTCATTCGTGGCGGCCGCGTCAAGGACCTGCCCGGCGTGCGCTACCACGTCGTCCGCGGCACGCTCGACGCCTCGGGCGCCATCGGCCCGTCGTCGACCAACAAAGTGAATCGCAATCGCAAGCGCTCGAAGTACGGCGTCAAGCGTCCGAAAGGTTGA
- a CDS encoding prolyl oligopeptidase family serine peptidase, whose product MSLPGLLALLALPFVTLAAACGGEAPPAESPHPRQPLTGALRDALGAKAGEAKDAGAPDRPYSGHGAGSVPKEVIAKFAPPPLPEDVSRTFQSMLDVRAPSSGRLSPDGKIMYLTWNVTGSNQLWRLDGPQRFPTQMTGGEDPTILREIAPDGSFLVLSRDRKGEENPGLYLQDAKGGKLTTVSHKPGVQSELQFVSDDGRFIYFRANDVKPNSYVLYRYDRTKNEREVVFDQEGIWAIADYRPLGPKSPDSKLLLQKEVGGDMSEFYEWDTAKKALTPLFGQGEREDYDAAYGAKDGEIIVRTPHLGEFQRLYRWDSAQRKLTPIVPEIPHDVFAFGIDRSKTHIAYSINDNGYTRIKILDARTYKDVTPPAIAKLAGDHVRFGASTRDGRFLALGVDTGKAPQTSYVYDWKTGSLTSWHVPSTPEIDTSKFAMAKLETYPARDGTPIPMFVRRPDPSKCAAHPCPVLVHFHGGPESQELPGFSPVKQAFVDAGFILVDPNVRGSKGYGKKWLHAADGPKRLDVITDIEDVSKYIRANWTEGGKAPKIGVWGGSYGGYSTLIAMTMFAGAYDAGASVVGIGNLLTFLENTAPYRRILRINWYGDPERDREALLKLSPITYVDRVSSPLLVLQGATDPRVPVGEALQIHDVLQRKKVPSQLIVFADEGHGAQKRDNRVLQFGHILRFFTEHLLGSK is encoded by the coding sequence ATGTCGCTCCCCGGGCTCCTCGCGCTCCTCGCGCTCCCTTTTGTCACCTTGGCCGCAGCATGCGGCGGTGAAGCCCCCCCGGCGGAGTCGCCGCATCCCCGCCAGCCGCTCACCGGCGCCCTGCGCGACGCGCTCGGCGCCAAGGCCGGCGAGGCCAAGGACGCGGGGGCCCCCGACCGACCTTATTCGGGCCACGGTGCGGGGAGCGTGCCCAAGGAGGTGATCGCCAAGTTCGCGCCGCCGCCGCTTCCGGAGGATGTGTCGCGCACCTTTCAGTCGATGCTCGACGTGCGCGCTCCATCGAGCGGGCGTCTCAGCCCCGATGGGAAGATCATGTACCTGACGTGGAACGTGACCGGGAGCAACCAGCTCTGGAGGCTCGATGGGCCGCAGCGCTTCCCCACGCAGATGACCGGGGGTGAGGATCCCACCATCCTCCGGGAGATCGCCCCCGACGGCAGCTTCCTCGTGCTGTCGCGCGATCGCAAAGGCGAGGAGAACCCCGGGCTCTATTTGCAAGATGCGAAGGGCGGAAAGCTCACCACCGTCTCCCATAAACCCGGCGTTCAATCCGAGCTCCAGTTCGTGAGCGACGACGGACGTTTCATTTATTTCCGCGCCAACGACGTCAAGCCCAATTCGTATGTGCTCTACCGATACGACCGCACCAAGAACGAGCGCGAGGTCGTTTTCGACCAAGAAGGGATTTGGGCGATTGCCGACTACCGACCTCTCGGCCCCAAGTCGCCCGATTCGAAGCTCCTCCTCCAAAAGGAAGTGGGGGGCGACATGTCCGAGTTCTACGAGTGGGATACGGCGAAGAAGGCGCTGACTCCCCTCTTCGGCCAAGGAGAGAGAGAAGACTACGACGCCGCGTACGGCGCCAAAGACGGTGAAATCATCGTCCGGACGCCGCACCTGGGCGAGTTCCAGCGCTTGTATCGGTGGGACTCCGCCCAGAGGAAGCTCACCCCGATCGTCCCCGAAATACCCCACGACGTGTTTGCCTTTGGCATCGATCGTTCCAAAACGCACATCGCGTATTCCATCAACGACAACGGGTATACGCGGATCAAGATCCTCGATGCGCGCACCTACAAGGACGTGACCCCGCCCGCCATCGCCAAGCTCGCCGGCGATCACGTCCGCTTCGGCGCATCGACCCGCGATGGACGGTTTCTCGCGCTGGGCGTCGATACCGGCAAAGCCCCGCAGACCAGCTACGTCTACGATTGGAAGACGGGCTCCCTCACCAGCTGGCACGTGCCGAGCACGCCCGAGATCGACACATCGAAGTTTGCAATGGCCAAACTGGAGACCTACCCGGCGCGGGATGGAACCCCCATTCCCATGTTCGTGCGTAGGCCCGACCCCTCGAAGTGCGCCGCGCACCCTTGCCCCGTGCTCGTCCACTTCCACGGCGGCCCGGAATCGCAAGAGCTGCCCGGGTTTTCGCCCGTCAAGCAGGCGTTCGTCGACGCGGGGTTCATCCTGGTCGATCCCAACGTCCGCGGGAGCAAGGGATACGGGAAGAAGTGGCTCCACGCGGCCGATGGGCCCAAGCGGCTCGACGTCATCACCGATATCGAAGACGTATCGAAGTACATACGTGCCAATTGGACCGAGGGCGGAAAAGCTCCCAAGATTGGCGTTTGGGGCGGAAGCTACGGTGGGTATTCCACCTTGATCGCCATGACCATGTTCGCGGGCGCCTACGACGCGGGCGCCTCGGTGGTCGGCATTGGCAATCTGCTCACCTTCCTCGAAAATACGGCCCCGTACCGGCGCATCTTGCGGATCAACTGGTATGGCGATCCCGAACGCGATCGCGAAGCGCTCCTCAAGCTGTCGCCCATTACCTACGTGGACCGGGTTTCGTCCCCGCTACTGGTCCTGCAAGGTGCGACGGATCCGCGCGTGCCGGTCGGTGAAGCGCTGCAGATCCACGACGTGCTGCAGCGAAAAAAGGTGCCCTCGCAGCTCATCGTATTTGCCGACGAAGGGCATGGTGCCCAGAAACGCGACAACCGCGTCCTTCAGTTCGGACACATTTTACGGTTCTTTACGGAGCATCTGTTGGGCAGTAAATAA
- a CDS encoding trypsin-like peptidase domain-containing protein: MKKIAALVAVSGLFLMACSGGESAASNPGEDLQSPDQGAVESQDHPDFLRKMADPAHYVVNRNPGAGKSVLSTCGATDDAQYVNSYTGNLGVSKDYVNTYKPAVGAMESTATAGANAKYCSGTLIGSNLFLTAGHCVDSSTVGDFVSFNYERKANSTELLPEEHVRISAIVEDSLGGLDYAIVRLEGTPGTKYGTRATNATDPATNSTLAIIQHPARRAKQIEAGTLASSSGNYHYYGNIDTQGGSSGSGILNANGQLVGVHTNGGCTASGGNNSGTRMSKIAAASAVIN, encoded by the coding sequence ATGAAAAAGATCGCCGCACTCGTAGCAGTATCGGGGTTGTTTCTGATGGCCTGCAGCGGGGGAGAGAGCGCTGCATCGAACCCGGGAGAGGATCTGCAAAGCCCCGATCAAGGCGCGGTGGAGTCGCAGGACCACCCGGACTTCCTCCGGAAGATGGCCGATCCGGCGCACTACGTGGTCAACCGGAACCCGGGCGCGGGCAAATCGGTGCTCAGCACCTGCGGCGCCACCGACGACGCGCAATACGTCAACTCGTACACGGGCAACCTGGGCGTCTCCAAGGATTACGTCAATACGTACAAGCCGGCGGTGGGCGCGATGGAGAGCACGGCCACGGCCGGAGCGAACGCCAAGTACTGCTCGGGGACCTTGATTGGCAGCAACCTGTTCCTCACGGCCGGCCACTGCGTGGATAGCAGCACGGTGGGCGACTTCGTCTCCTTCAACTACGAGCGCAAGGCCAACTCCACGGAGCTCTTGCCCGAGGAGCACGTCCGCATCTCGGCCATCGTCGAAGACTCCCTCGGCGGCCTCGATTACGCCATCGTGCGGCTCGAGGGGACGCCGGGCACCAAGTACGGCACCCGCGCCACCAACGCCACCGATCCCGCGACCAACTCCACCCTGGCGATCATTCAGCACCCGGCGCGCAGGGCCAAGCAAATCGAGGCGGGCACCCTCGCGAGCTCGAGCGGCAACTACCACTACTACGGAAACATCGACACGCAGGGCGGAAGCTCCGGCTCCGGCATCCTGAACGCCAACGGCCAGCTGGTCGGCGTTCACACCAACGGCGGCTGCACGGCCAGCGGTGGAAACAACAGCGGCACCCGCATGTCGAAGATCGCGGCGGCTTCCGCCGTCATCAACTGA
- the fusA gene encoding elongation factor G, translating into MAHIDAGKTTTTERVLYYTGVNYKIGEVHEGAATMDYMVQEQERGITITSAATNCFWQPAEGPHAGVRHRINIIDTPGHVDFTIEVERSLRVLDGAVAVLDGGNGVEPQTETVWRQADKFRVPRIVFVNKMDKIGADFEMNVNSIRERLGVTPVAIQWPVGEEDQHKGVVDLITMKAAIFDEESKGQKYTWVEIPENLVEKCKAAREKMIEACADVSEAIMAKFLDGQSDSITEAEIVAALRVGCTSFKFFPVLCGSAFKNKGVQLLLDAVVNYLPSPLDIPPVKGVNPDKDEEELERKADDKEPFAGYAFKIINDPHGNLTFFRVYSGTINSGTMVLNSTRGKRERIGRILRMHANKREELTEADAGNIYAAVGLKDTRTGDTLCDEKQPILLERMVFPEPVISIAIEPKTKSDVEKLGVGLQKLAAEDPSFRMHTDEESGQTIISGMGELHLDIIVDRLRREFKVESNVGKPEVAYREAIGKKVACEYKYAKQSGGRGQYGHVLMEIEPGERGTGFVFENGIVGGVIPKEFIPAVEKGVREAMERGVLAGYPLVDMKARLYDGTYHEVDSSAQAFEIAASLCFQDGAKRANLHLLEPIMKNEVVVPEQYMGDVIGDINSRRGKILAMGQRGNAQVIDSEVPLATMFGYVTDLRSMTQGRATSSLHFSHYAPVPVAIQEEIVAKVKGR; encoded by the coding sequence ATGGCCCACATCGACGCGGGCAAGACGACGACCACGGAACGCGTCCTTTATTACACCGGCGTCAACTACAAGATCGGTGAGGTCCACGAGGGCGCCGCGACCATGGACTACATGGTCCAGGAGCAGGAGCGCGGCATCACCATCACGTCCGCCGCCACGAACTGCTTCTGGCAGCCGGCCGAAGGGCCGCACGCGGGCGTTCGCCACCGCATCAACATCATCGACACCCCCGGCCACGTGGACTTCACCATCGAGGTCGAGCGCAGCCTTCGCGTCCTCGACGGCGCGGTGGCGGTCCTCGACGGCGGCAACGGCGTCGAGCCGCAGACCGAGACGGTGTGGCGTCAGGCCGACAAGTTCCGCGTCCCCCGCATCGTGTTCGTCAACAAGATGGACAAGATCGGCGCCGACTTCGAGATGAACGTCAACTCGATCCGCGAGCGCCTAGGGGTCACGCCGGTCGCCATCCAGTGGCCGGTCGGCGAGGAAGATCAGCACAAGGGCGTGGTCGACCTCATCACCATGAAGGCCGCCATCTTCGACGAGGAGTCGAAGGGCCAGAAGTACACCTGGGTCGAGATCCCGGAGAACCTGGTCGAGAAGTGCAAGGCCGCGCGCGAGAAGATGATCGAGGCGTGTGCCGACGTGAGCGAGGCCATCATGGCCAAGTTCCTCGACGGCCAGTCCGACTCCATCACGGAGGCGGAGATCGTCGCGGCGCTGCGCGTGGGGTGCACCTCGTTCAAGTTCTTCCCGGTCCTCTGCGGCTCGGCCTTCAAGAACAAGGGCGTGCAGCTCCTGCTCGACGCGGTCGTCAACTACCTCCCGTCGCCGCTGGACATCCCGCCCGTCAAGGGCGTGAACCCGGACAAGGACGAAGAGGAGCTCGAGCGAAAGGCCGACGACAAGGAGCCGTTCGCGGGCTACGCGTTCAAGATCATCAACGACCCGCACGGGAACCTCACGTTCTTCCGCGTGTACTCGGGCACCATCAACTCCGGCACCATGGTCCTCAACAGCACGCGCGGCAAGCGCGAGAGGATCGGCCGCATCCTGCGCATGCACGCCAACAAGCGTGAGGAGCTCACGGAGGCCGACGCCGGCAACATTTACGCGGCCGTGGGTCTGAAGGACACGCGCACCGGAGACACGCTCTGCGACGAGAAGCAGCCCATTCTGCTCGAGCGCATGGTCTTCCCCGAGCCGGTCATCTCGATCGCCATCGAGCCGAAGACCAAGAGCGACGTGGAGAAGCTCGGCGTGGGCCTGCAGAAGCTCGCGGCCGAAGACCCCTCCTTCCGCATGCACACGGACGAGGAGAGCGGCCAGACGATCATCAGCGGCATGGGCGAGCTGCACCTCGACATCATCGTCGACCGCCTCCGCCGCGAGTTCAAGGTCGAGTCGAACGTCGGCAAGCCCGAGGTCGCGTACCGCGAGGCCATCGGCAAGAAGGTGGCGTGCGAGTACAAGTACGCCAAGCAGTCCGGCGGCCGCGGTCAGTACGGCCACGTGCTCATGGAGATCGAGCCGGGCGAGCGCGGCACGGGCTTCGTCTTCGAGAACGGCATCGTGGGCGGCGTCATCCCGAAGGAGTTCATCCCGGCGGTGGAGAAGGGCGTTCGCGAGGCCATGGAGCGCGGCGTGCTCGCCGGCTACCCGCTGGTCGACATGAAGGCCCGCCTGTACGACGGCACGTACCACGAGGTCGACTCCAGCGCGCAGGCGTTCGAGATCGCGGCCTCTCTCTGCTTCCAAGATGGGGCGAAGCGCGCGAACCTGCACCTGCTCGAGCCCATCATGAAGAACGAAGTCGTCGTCCCCGAGCAGTACATGGGCGACGTCATCGGCGACATCAACTCGCGCCGCGGGAAGATCCTCGCCATGGGCCAGCGCGGCAACGCGCAGGTCATCGACTCCGAAGTTCCCCTGGCGACCATGTTCGGCTACGTGACCGATCTGCGTTCGATGACGCAGGGCCGTGCGACGTCGTCGCTTCACTTCTCGCATTACGCACCGGTTCCGGTGGCGATCCAGGAAGAGATCGTCGCCAAAGTAAAGGGCCGCTGA
- a CDS encoding M12 family metallopeptidase — MRYFLPLIGVLALGAPACAGETSEVPAPHGDDSATTAEAIALESAMTKDAPVKNGYFAVGNEERVQPIAYSVVGDLAVFEGDIILGHVSEVEAVSEGAAAKRGSGDVAPLGVGLPAGRRRWAKKTVAYTIDSGLPNQARVTSAIQHWRDKTDIEFVQRTSANASSYPDYVTFVKGSGCSSAVGRSGGKQVINLADGCSTGAAIHEIGHAVGLWHEQSREDRDTYVTIKWENIEAGMEHNFDRHVSDGDDLGAYDFNSIMHYGKTAFSKNGQPTIVTKNGQAIGQRTGLSTGDLNAVKILYP; from the coding sequence ATGCGTTACTTTCTGCCGTTGATTGGAGTTCTTGCCCTCGGAGCACCCGCGTGCGCGGGCGAAACCAGCGAGGTGCCTGCACCCCATGGAGACGACAGCGCAACGACCGCCGAGGCCATCGCGCTCGAGAGCGCCATGACCAAGGACGCCCCGGTGAAGAATGGATACTTCGCGGTCGGCAACGAAGAGCGGGTGCAACCCATCGCCTATTCGGTGGTGGGCGATCTCGCCGTCTTCGAGGGCGACATCATCCTGGGGCACGTCTCGGAGGTCGAGGCGGTCTCCGAGGGCGCAGCGGCCAAACGCGGAAGCGGGGACGTCGCGCCGCTCGGCGTGGGGCTCCCGGCCGGCCGCCGCCGGTGGGCGAAGAAGACGGTGGCATACACCATCGATTCGGGGCTCCCCAATCAGGCGCGGGTCACCAGCGCCATCCAGCACTGGAGGGACAAGACGGACATCGAGTTCGTCCAGCGCACGTCGGCCAACGCGAGCAGCTATCCCGATTATGTCACCTTCGTCAAAGGGAGCGGCTGCAGCTCGGCCGTCGGGCGATCCGGCGGGAAGCAGGTCATCAACCTGGCCGATGGCTGCAGCACGGGCGCCGCCATCCACGAGATCGGCCACGCCGTGGGCCTCTGGCACGAGCAGTCCCGCGAGGACCGCGACACGTACGTGACCATCAAGTGGGAAAACATCGAAGCGGGCATGGAGCACAATTTCGACCGGCACGTCTCCGACGGAGACGATCTGGGCGCCTACGACTTCAACTCGATCATGCACTACGGCAAGACGGCCTTCTCCAAGAACGGCCAGCCCACGATCGTGACGAAGAACGGTCAAGCCATCGGGCAGCGCACGGGCTTGAGCACCGGAGATCTCAACGCGGTAAAAATCCTTTATCCGTAA
- a CDS encoding sigma 54-interacting transcriptional regulator, which translates to MSRRSIHLKLDEHVKMVGRAPDANLVLHDRAVSRHHFHVVATEEGARIHVCDGAAPLLHAGREIRQAVVKVGESIVVGDTVLVLTDTPELDDVPPTSSPSPSVHPPPSSTSFGATLPTTTTSVRALLTGVAADVRGLAAVFALDEALSAANDLPAVESAVATWAKTHAECDTVEWIAVTDDQVTSDQELTGAVEAARTPSPPSPPSPFAPFAAGPSPIGGDVLESITADWKAKVAVPLHGPRPGWLAFTTKLSSDRVTDSLRRLFVIAGRICASRLGQLSALLAVKEERESFRRQAVGSAHAFLGESAAAQQLVRMIPRLAASPVTVLLTGETGVGKTFVARLIHESGARKDEPLRIINCASIPENLIESELFGHERGAFTGAVAAQAGAFEAAGRGTLVLDEIGELPLASQAKLLRVLEDKRFERIGSNRSLTLQARIIAATNRDLEAMVTAGTFRSDLFFRISVVKALVPPLRERGSDLAMLAKQMLTDLAPTAARRIDGFSREALDAISRYSWPGNVRELRNAIEHALVLGDGRLIEPTDFPAVVHGVVHDTHSATSEGSDLIRLPANLEWLEQKSIDAALRVAGGNRIRAAALLGIKPAILYYKLRQNAAAPGATDR; encoded by the coding sequence ATGTCCCGACGATCCATCCACCTCAAGCTGGACGAACACGTGAAGATGGTCGGTCGCGCGCCAGATGCAAACTTGGTGCTGCACGACCGAGCAGTGTCCCGGCACCACTTTCACGTCGTAGCCACCGAAGAAGGCGCCCGAATCCACGTTTGCGACGGCGCGGCGCCGCTCCTGCATGCGGGCCGTGAAATCCGCCAAGCCGTGGTCAAGGTCGGCGAATCCATCGTCGTCGGCGACACGGTTCTCGTCCTCACCGATACGCCGGAGCTGGATGACGTCCCACCGACGTCATCGCCGTCACCGTCGGTCCACCCCCCTCCAAGCTCCACCTCGTTCGGCGCCACGTTGCCGACCACCACCACCAGCGTCCGCGCCCTTTTGACCGGTGTTGCGGCGGACGTCCGAGGTTTGGCGGCCGTTTTTGCCCTCGATGAGGCGCTTAGCGCGGCAAACGACTTACCCGCCGTGGAATCCGCAGTTGCAACGTGGGCGAAAACGCACGCCGAGTGCGATACGGTCGAGTGGATAGCCGTGACCGATGATCAAGTAACATCCGATCAAGAGCTGACCGGCGCGGTCGAGGCAGCCCGAACACCAAGCCCACCAAGCCCACCGAGCCCATTTGCCCCGTTTGCGGCGGGTCCGAGCCCCATCGGCGGGGACGTGTTGGAGAGCATAACTGCCGATTGGAAGGCCAAGGTCGCGGTGCCGCTGCATGGCCCGAGACCGGGATGGTTGGCATTTACAACCAAGCTGTCCTCCGATCGGGTGACCGATTCGCTCCGGCGCCTATTCGTGATTGCTGGTCGCATTTGCGCATCGAGGCTCGGGCAGCTCTCGGCGCTCTTGGCCGTCAAGGAAGAGCGCGAGTCGTTTCGGCGGCAGGCGGTAGGCAGCGCGCATGCCTTCCTGGGCGAGTCGGCGGCGGCGCAGCAGCTCGTTCGCATGATCCCCAGGCTCGCGGCCTCGCCGGTCACCGTGCTGCTCACGGGCGAGACGGGGGTGGGCAAGACCTTCGTCGCGCGGCTCATTCATGAATCGGGCGCCCGCAAGGACGAGCCGCTGCGCATCATCAATTGCGCGTCGATCCCGGAGAACCTGATCGAGAGCGAGCTATTCGGGCACGAGCGGGGCGCGTTCACCGGGGCGGTGGCCGCGCAAGCCGGCGCCTTCGAGGCGGCGGGCCGCGGCACCTTGGTGCTCGACGAAATTGGCGAGCTGCCGCTGGCCAGCCAGGCCAAGCTTTTGCGCGTGCTCGAGGACAAGCGCTTCGAGCGCATCGGCTCCAATCGCTCGCTGACCTTGCAGGCGCGCATCATCGCGGCCACCAACCGCGATCTCGAGGCCATGGTCACCGCCGGGACCTTCCGCAGCGATTTGTTCTTTCGCATTTCGGTGGTCAAGGCGCTCGTCCCGCCGCTGCGCGAGCGGGGCAGCGATCTGGCCATGCTCGCCAAGCAGATGCTCACCGATCTCGCGCCCACCGCCGCCCGCCGCATCGATGGGTTCTCGCGGGAGGCGCTCGACGCCATCAGCCGCTACTCGTGGCCGGGCAATGTGCGCGAGCTGCGCAACGCCATCGAGCACGCGCTCGTCCTGGGCGACGGGCGCCTCATCGAGCCCACCGACTTTCCGGCCGTGGTGCACGGTGTGGTGCACGACACCCACTCGGCCACCTCGGAGGGCTCGGATCTGATCCGGCTCCCCGCCAACCTGGAGTGGCTCGAGCAAAAGTCCATCGACGCAGCGCTCCGCGTGGCGGGCGGCAACCGCATACGCGCCGCGGCATTGCTCGGAATCAAGCCGGCCATACTTTATTACAAGCTGCGACAGAACGCCGCCGCCCCCGGCGCCACCGATCGCTGA
- the rpsG gene encoding 30S ribosomal protein S7: MPRRREVPKRRIIPDPKYKDKLVSKFTNTLMYGGKKATAEGILYGAFGIVTERFKEDPIEVFRKALDNVKPKLEVKSRRVGGATYQVPVEVRPERRVALAMRWLVNYARDRGEKTMRERLAAEFVDAANGRGNAVKKKDDTHKMAEANKAFAHYRW, translated from the coding sequence ATGCCCCGTCGTCGTGAAGTCCCCAAGCGCCGGATCATTCCGGACCCGAAGTACAAGGACAAGCTCGTCTCCAAGTTCACCAACACGCTGATGTACGGCGGCAAGAAGGCGACGGCCGAGGGAATCCTCTACGGCGCTTTCGGCATCGTGACCGAGCGTTTCAAGGAGGATCCGATCGAGGTCTTCCGCAAGGCCCTCGACAACGTCAAGCCGAAGCTGGAAGTGAAGAGCCGCCGCGTCGGTGGCGCCACCTACCAGGTCCCGGTCGAAGTCCGCCCCGAGCGCCGCGTTGCTTTGGCGATGCGCTGGCTCGTGAACTACGCGCGCGACCGCGGCGAGAAGACCATGCGCGAGCGTCTCGCGGCTGAGTTCGTCGATGCGGCGAACGGCCGTGGCAACGCCGTGAAGAAGAAGGACGACACGCACAAAATGGCGGAAGCCAACAAGGCCTTCGCGCATTACCGCTGGTGA
- a CDS encoding TrmH family RNA methyltransferase, with translation MALFPPLDASPEEVRDALRPLRNDFSVALHTAGNAFAVGAVIRVAHSFLVREIILIGNAPYYEKASMGMEKYETIVSVPDDDAFFAHVAGRPVWAIEKDHARRSLYDVAGFPRGVVLAFGSERGGLSAEFIARAADVIGIPMYGVNHSFPLAVATGMVMNEWARQHYSAR, from the coding sequence GTGGCCCTCTTCCCTCCCCTCGACGCCTCCCCCGAAGAGGTCCGCGACGCGCTCCGCCCCCTCCGCAACGACTTTTCGGTCGCCCTGCACACCGCGGGCAATGCCTTCGCGGTCGGCGCCGTGATCCGGGTGGCGCATAGCTTTCTCGTGCGCGAGATCATCTTGATCGGCAACGCGCCCTACTACGAGAAGGCCTCCATGGGTATGGAGAAGTACGAGACCATCGTCTCGGTGCCCGACGACGACGCCTTCTTCGCACATGTCGCGGGGCGCCCGGTGTGGGCCATCGAAAAAGACCACGCGCGCCGCAGTCTCTACGACGTGGCCGGCTTCCCGCGCGGGGTGGTGTTGGCATTCGGGAGCGAGCGCGGAGGTCTGTCCGCGGAGTTCATCGCGCGCGCGGCCGACGTGATCGGTATTCCGATGTACGGGGTCAATCACTCTTTCCCGCTCGCCGTGGCGACCGGCATGGTGATGAACGAGTGGGCGCGGCAGCACTACAGCGCGCGTTGA
- a CDS encoding serine/threonine protein kinase, whose amino-acid sequence MTHREVLGCSTNEDECVLAIGANRLDVEGPGVQHRSLWGHMFQTSILRASVSERALARLGTVVQQKYRIVRLLGVGGMAAVYAATHRNGHRVAIKFLLERFSNDPDICHFFSREACVANQVGHPGAVPVLDDDVDEEGCAFLIMPLLEGQTLRTRWDRANKRLPIDEASVLMLDVLDVLASAHGNGIVHRDIKPENLFVTAKANVCVLDFGIARYDTSRPPRAGDLRTSRLARAGELRAPAELDPQVSTVRHLFGTPAFMPPEQALGELTAIGPHSDCWAAGATLFTLLSGQFVHRASSGGGPEAALHAATRPARSLADTGAETVAKVPEAMIRFIDKSLAYDPRNRWPSAREMRAGLLQALEDCLDEPVAHAIQRIRAELVAELSPEETLPGDRLRHYARLFTAQQMLRKEP is encoded by the coding sequence TTGACCCATCGCGAAGTTCTTGGGTGTAGCACAAATGAGGATGAATGCGTATTAGCGATTGGCGCTAACCGGCTTGACGTCGAAGGACCCGGTGTGCAACATCGCTCACTCTGGGGGCATATGTTCCAGACATCGATTTTGCGAGCATCGGTTTCGGAACGTGCTTTGGCGCGGCTAGGCACGGTGGTTCAACAAAAATATCGGATAGTCCGCTTGCTCGGCGTAGGTGGCATGGCTGCGGTCTACGCGGCGACCCACCGCAATGGTCATCGGGTTGCCATCAAGTTTCTGCTCGAGCGTTTCTCGAACGATCCGGACATCTGCCATTTCTTCAGCCGCGAGGCGTGCGTTGCCAATCAAGTAGGCCATCCCGGCGCCGTGCCCGTGCTCGACGACGACGTCGACGAGGAGGGGTGCGCGTTTCTGATCATGCCGCTGCTCGAGGGCCAAACGCTCCGAACCCGCTGGGATCGCGCCAACAAGCGCCTACCGATCGACGAGGCCTCGGTCTTGATGCTGGACGTGCTGGACGTGCTCGCGAGCGCCCATGGCAACGGCATTGTCCATCGGGATATCAAGCCGGAGAACCTCTTCGTCACCGCCAAAGCCAACGTTTGCGTGCTCGATTTCGGCATCGCACGCTACGACACGAGTCGGCCGCCGCGCGCGGGTGACCTCCGGACGAGTCGTCTCGCGCGCGCGGGTGAACTGCGCGCACCCGCCGAGCTGGATCCGCAGGTCAGCACGGTGAGGCACCTGTTCGGTACCCCGGCGTTCATGCCCCCGGAGCAGGCCCTCGGCGAGCTGACCGCCATCGGGCCGCATAGCGATTGCTGGGCCGCGGGCGCGACCCTCTTTACATTGCTCTCGGGCCAGTTCGTCCACCGCGCGTCGTCCGGCGGCGGGCCCGAAGCGGCGCTGCACGCGGCCACGCGCCCGGCGCGGTCCTTGGCCGATACGGGCGCCGAGACGGTGGCCAAGGTCCCCGAAGCGATGATTCGATTCATCGACAAATCCCTGGCCTACGATCCACGCAACCGCTGGCCTTCGGCACGCGAAATGCGCGCCGGCTTGTTGCAAGCGCTGGAGGACTGCTTGGACGAGCCGGTGGCCCACGCCATTCAACGAATCCGCGCAGAGCTGGTCGCCGAGCTGTCGCCCGAGGAGACCCTGCCGGGCGACCGCTTGCGCCACTATGCCCGTTTATTTACTGCCCAACAGATGCTCCGTAAAGAACCGTAA